One Chryseobacterium indoltheticum DNA segment encodes these proteins:
- the pdxH gene encoding pyridoxamine 5'-phosphate oxidase encodes MENLHDKRKIYEKSQLIETEIKENPIEQFRDWFLDASENPSISEANAMAVSTLEEDGCPRTRMVLLKEYTYEGFIFYTNYDSRKGKAIEKTHKACLHFFWPGLERQIIIKANLEKIADNLSDGYFHSRPKGSQLGAAVSPQSQEIPNRKFLEEKLKVLEKEYENKEVPRPKNWGGYIAKPYEIEFWQGRPNRLHDRIIYTLEDIDWKISRLAP; translated from the coding sequence ATGGAAAACCTCCACGATAAAAGAAAAATATACGAAAAATCTCAACTTATTGAAACTGAGATTAAAGAGAATCCGATTGAGCAATTCAGAGACTGGTTCTTGGATGCGTCAGAAAATCCTTCGATTTCTGAAGCCAATGCAATGGCGGTTTCTACGTTGGAGGAAGATGGTTGTCCGCGTACAAGAATGGTTTTATTAAAAGAATATACTTACGAAGGTTTTATTTTTTATACCAATTACGATAGTAGAAAAGGAAAAGCGATCGAAAAAACGCACAAAGCCTGTCTTCATTTTTTCTGGCCGGGTTTAGAAAGACAGATTATCATCAAAGCAAATCTTGAAAAAATTGCTGACAATTTAAGTGACGGTTATTTTCATTCAAGACCGAAAGGAAGCCAGCTTGGTGCTGCAGTTTCGCCTCAAAGTCAGGAAATCCCCAACAGAAAATTTTTAGAAGAAAAATTAAAAGTATTAGAAAAGGAGTATGAAAATAAAGAAGTTCCAAGACCGAAAAATTGGGGTGGTTATATCGCAAAACCTTACGAAATAGAATTTTGGCAGGGAAGACCCAACAGATTGCATGACAGAATTATCTATACATTAGAAGATATTGACTGGAAGATTTCTCGATTGGCACCATAA
- a CDS encoding START-like domain-containing protein yields MAKHKVHYEFPMHCLSEILYEYLATAEGLSEWFADEVIEKGDDFFFSWGGGPAEKATLIRYKPEGFVRYRWEEDEGTKNFFEMTITIDDITEDLALNITDFCEEGDEEENAMYWENLIENLRIKLGAA; encoded by the coding sequence ATGGCGAAACATAAAGTCCATTACGAATTCCCAATGCACTGTCTTTCAGAGATTTTGTATGAATATTTGGCAACTGCCGAGGGATTGTCTGAATGGTTTGCGGATGAGGTGATAGAGAAAGGCGATGATTTCTTTTTCAGTTGGGGTGGAGGTCCTGCTGAAAAGGCTACTTTAATCAGATATAAGCCTGAAGGTTTCGTACGTTACAGATGGGAAGAAGACGAAGGAACAAAAAATTTCTTCGAAATGACTATTACAATTGATGATATTACAGAAGATCTAGCTTTAAATATTACAGATTTTTGTGAAGAAGGTGATGAAGAAGAAAATGCAATGTACTGGGAAAATCTTATAGAAAACCTTAGAATAAAATTAGGTGCAGCTTAA
- a CDS encoding HU family DNA-binding protein: protein MNKSELIDAIAKDAGITKVAAKAALESFISNVTTTLKTKEGKVSLVGFGTFSVSERAARQGINPATKKPINIEAKTVAKFKAGADLSAAVATANAPAAGKKKK from the coding sequence ATGAACAAGTCTGAATTAATCGACGCCATCGCAAAAGACGCAGGTATTACTAAAGTTGCTGCAAAAGCTGCATTAGAATCATTTATCTCTAACGTAACTACTACTTTGAAGACAAAAGAAGGAAAAGTGTCTCTAGTAGGTTTCGGTACTTTCTCAGTATCTGAAAGAGCGGCTAGACAAGGTATTAACCCTGCAACTAAAAAACCAATTAACATCGAAGCTAAAACTGTTGCTAAATTTAAAGCAGGTGCAGACTTATCTGCTGCTGTTGCTACAGCAAATGCTCCTGCAGCTGGTAAAAAGAAAAAATAA
- a CDS encoding aminotransferase class IV, with protein sequence MKNTYFTSDELELKNRAFLSGDAVKVSFFIRNSKLIMDEECYFFLMASMRKMRMNIPLSYTLEFFQNLFNAKVIEGEGVQNGIINFLVFRNSDGAILSKSSVSYYFEVDEMDDVLSIHQRPLELDLIKEINVNNNLLSNIRVHCPENIYGGIYAQENDLDDVILLNPNKRIARSTSGNLLFLEGDVIKIPKQSEGAYISPLLENFVTFLHKNNLADTQEHEIIAFESQKAEEILLISDEKGIFSVKKIRNKTFENARFTELVESWRNSF encoded by the coding sequence TTGAAAAATACCTATTTTACATCTGACGAACTTGAACTGAAAAACCGTGCATTTCTTTCCGGAGATGCTGTGAAGGTTTCTTTCTTTATCAGAAATTCAAAATTAATCATGGATGAAGAATGCTATTTCTTTTTAATGGCTTCCATGAGAAAAATGAGAATGAATATTCCTCTTAGTTACACGCTGGAGTTTTTTCAGAATCTTTTTAATGCAAAAGTAATCGAAGGCGAAGGAGTTCAAAACGGAATTATCAATTTCCTTGTATTCAGAAATTCAGACGGAGCTATTTTATCTAAATCATCTGTTTCATATTATTTTGAAGTAGACGAAATGGACGATGTTCTTTCTATTCATCAAAGACCTTTAGAATTAGATTTAATTAAGGAGATCAATGTTAATAATAATCTTTTGAGTAACATCAGAGTTCATTGTCCGGAAAATATTTATGGTGGAATTTACGCTCAGGAAAATGATTTGGATGACGTGATTTTATTAAATCCAAACAAGCGTATTGCCCGTTCTACAAGCGGAAATCTTTTGTTCCTAGAAGGAGATGTTATCAAGATACCAAAACAGTCGGAAGGAGCTTATATTTCGCCTTTGCTGGAGAATTTTGTGACCTTTTTACACAAAAATAATCTTGCCGATACGCAGGAACATGAAATTATTGCTTTTGAATCTCAGAAAGCGGAAGAAATTCTGTTGATTTCAGATGAAAAAGGAATCTTTTCTGTAAAGAAAATTAGAAATAAAACTTTTGAAAACGCCCGCTTCACCGAATTGGTTGAAAGCTGGAGAAATAGTTTCTAA
- a CDS encoding N-acetylmuramoyl-L-alanine amidase family protein, producing MKALKLLAVSFASAAMLSFSTETKKIIVIDAGHGGNDFGATMNGVSEKDMVLNIARQIKKASDKDGTYEVILTRSEDTSTTLTERTEQINKLNPEMVISLHINRTPEANTNKSGHEIFMQKTSESKSLAEKLSKKLGECSIKEENLHILRNSKSPAVLVELGYINNTKEREYMNNSDGQREIAQKFADFINEQ from the coding sequence ATGAAAGCATTAAAATTACTAGCTGTATCGTTCGCATCTGCTGCAATGCTTTCTTTCTCAACCGAAACCAAAAAGATTATCGTAATAGACGCCGGACATGGCGGAAATGATTTTGGAGCCACTATGAATGGTGTTTCAGAAAAAGATATGGTTTTAAATATCGCTCGGCAAATCAAAAAAGCAAGTGATAAAGACGGTACATATGAGGTGATTTTAACAAGAAGCGAGGATACCAGCACCACACTTACAGAGCGTACGGAACAAATCAACAAGCTGAACCCCGAAATGGTCATTTCGCTTCACATCAACAGAACTCCTGAAGCAAACACCAATAAAAGCGGTCACGAAATTTTCATGCAGAAAACTTCAGAATCAAAATCTTTAGCTGAAAAATTATCTAAAAAGTTGGGAGAATGCAGCATTAAAGAAGAAAATCTACACATCCTTAGAAATTCAAAATCTCCTGCAGTTTTGGTAGAATTAGGCTACATTAATAATACAAAAGAAAGAGAATACATGAACAACAGCGACGGACAAAGAGAAATTGCCCAGAAATTTGCTGATTTCATCAACGAACAATAA
- a CDS encoding YqgE/AlgH family protein gives MNYSYKGKILISTPDISGDIFSRSVVLIIDHTEDGAFGLILNKKNSKMSNRFKNFFDFDIEVYDGGPVENDKVFFIIKGKKVTENFTAINDEYYLTEDIELIINAVLQNEISIQDVKIFSGYSGWSASQLENEVLQKVWTVVDVYNLDYTLPNDHTLWKSIMQNLGGEFLLWANAPEDISLN, from the coding sequence ATGAATTACTCATACAAAGGTAAAATATTAATTTCCACACCTGATATTTCCGGCGATATTTTTTCGAGATCGGTCGTGCTGATTATAGATCACACCGAAGATGGAGCATTTGGCTTGATCCTTAATAAGAAGAACAGCAAAATGAGTAATCGTTTCAAGAATTTTTTTGATTTTGATATTGAAGTTTACGATGGCGGGCCTGTAGAAAACGACAAAGTTTTTTTTATTATTAAAGGAAAAAAAGTAACGGAAAATTTCACCGCCATTAACGATGAATATTACCTTACAGAAGATATTGAACTGATCATAAATGCTGTTTTGCAGAATGAAATCAGCATTCAGGATGTAAAAATATTTTCAGGATATTCGGGATGGTCTGCCTCACAGCTGGAAAATGAAGTTTTGCAAAAAGTATGGACGGTTGTAGATGTTTATAACCTAGATTATACACTTCCCAATGATCATACATTATGGAAATCGATTATGCAAAACCTTGGTGGTGAGTTTCTTCTGTGGGCAAATGCACCTGAAGACATTTCCCTAAATTAG
- the panD gene encoding aspartate 1-decarboxylase, with product MLIEVFKSKIHRVRVTASDLNYIGSITIDEDLIEAAGLVVGERVYIVNVNNGERFDTYVIKGKRKSGEVCLNGPAARKVQRDDIIIIIAYAQMTPEEAQEFQPKIVFPDEKTNLLT from the coding sequence ATGTTAATAGAAGTATTTAAATCTAAAATTCACAGGGTACGAGTTACGGCTTCAGACCTTAATTATATTGGAAGTATTACCATTGACGAAGATCTTATCGAAGCAGCCGGTTTGGTAGTCGGAGAGAGAGTTTATATCGTTAATGTCAACAACGGAGAACGTTTTGATACATACGTGATCAAAGGAAAGAGAAAATCGGGTGAGGTTTGCCTTAATGGTCCTGCAGCAAGAAAAGTACAGCGTGATGACATTATCATTATCATCGCTTACGCACAGATGACCCCAGAGGAAGCACAGGAGTTTCAGCCAAAAATAGTTTTCCCGGACGAAAAAACCAATCTTCTTACTTAA